Proteins encoded together in one Lathyrus oleraceus cultivar Zhongwan6 chromosome 5, CAAS_Psat_ZW6_1.0, whole genome shotgun sequence window:
- the LOC127078783 gene encoding uncharacterized protein LOC127078783 — translation MPLNIDLNTPYIDHDLEFKSMHNIVHIDEKWFYMTKKSANCYLLENEDEPYRTCKNKNFIGKVMFLVAVARPRFDDGDKEIFSGKIGVFPLVQKVAAKRSSINRASGTLETKPITSITKEVSRNFLINKVLPAIKEKWPREHAMETIYIQQDNAPCHVSIDDEEFRKAASEGGFDIRLSCQPPNSPDLNVLDLGFFNAIQSLQQKEVSKSVDELIEVVQNSYDNFSSKQSDKIFLTLQSCMIEIMKIKGSNNYRIPHMKKEVLLNRGILPTQLKCDRELVENTFQYLNNDN, via the coding sequence ATGCCTCTTAATATTGATCTAAACACTCCATATATTGATCATGATCTGGAGTTTAAGTCTATGCATAATATCGTCCACATAGATGAAAAATGGTTCTACATGACCAAAAAATCAGCTAACTGCTACCTTCTTGAAAATGAGGATGAACCATATCGCAcatgcaaaaataaaaattttATTGGAAAAGTCATGTTTTTAGTAGCAGTCGCTAGGCCTAGATTTGATGACGGTGATAAGGAGATATTTTCGGGAAAAATTGGCGTCTTTCCTCTTGTTCAAAAAGTTGCAGCAAAAAGGTCAAGTATCAATAGAGCTTCGGGTACACTTGAAACTAAACCGATTACTTCTATCACTAAAGAAGTTAGTCGAAATTTTCTAATCAATAAAGTGTTACCTGCAATTAAAGAAAAATGGCCGAGAGAACATGCAATGGAAACAATTTATATACAACAAGATAATGCTCCGTGTCATGTTTCTATTGACGATGAAGAATTTCGTAAAGCAGCTTCTGAAGGAGGATTTGACATCCGTTTATCTTGTCAACCACCGAATTCTCCTGATTTAAATGTTTTAGATCTGGGTTTTTTCAATGCCATTCAATCATTACAACAAAAGGAAGTTTCAAAATCAGTTGATGAACTCATTGAAGTTGTGCAAAACTCATATGATAATTTTTCTAGCAAACAATCTGACAAAATTTTTCTCACACTTCAATCTTGTATGATTGAAATCATGAAAATTAAAGGATCTAATAATTACCGAATTCCCCATATGAAGAAAGAAGTGTTGCTTAATCGAGGCATACTACCTACGCAACTAAAATGTGACCGAGAGTTAGTtgaaaatacttttcaatatttAAACAATGATAATTAA